The DNA region TCGGAGCGGGGGTGGCCGATGGACGGCCTGACCGGGACGGGTGGTCCGTCGAGTTCGTGCAGGGCACCGCCGTAGCCGGCGACGCGTGCGAGGACGGAGGCGGCGTCGCGGAGGCGTACGGCACGACCGGATCCGATGTTGATGACGCCCTGCGCGGCGGAGAGGGAGGCGGCATGGACGGCACGGGCGACGTCGCGTACGTCGATGAAGTCGCGTTGGACACCCAGGCCACCGAGTTTGAGTTCGCCGTCGCCGGACTGCATGGCGCGGCGCATGGCCTCGGCGAGGCGGCCGAGGGGCGATCCTGCCGGGGTGCCGGGTCCGGCGGGCGAGAACACCCGCAGGACGACGGCGTCGAGGCCGGACCCGAGGACGAGTTCGGTGGCGGCGAGCTTGCTGACGCCGTACGGGCCGCCGGGGCGGGGCACGGCGTCCTCGGCCGTGGAGGAGCCGGGCTGGCTGGGGCCGTACTCCGCGCCGCAGCCGATCTGCACGAGGCGTGCGCCGCAGCCGCTGCGGCGCAGGGCTTCGCAGACGGTGGCGACGGCGACGGTGTTGTGCCGGGTCAGCTCGCGGGCGCCGCCGCGGGTGGCTCCGGCGCAGTTGACGACTACGCCGGGGTGCACCGCGTCCAGGAAGCGGGTGAGCGCTCCCGGGCTGCCGCTGGCGAGGTCGAAGCGTACGTCCGCGTCGTCGCCCCGGCCGAGCGCGGTGAGCTGCACGGCGGGGTCGGCGAGGAGACGGTCGGCGACGAAGCGGCCCAGGTATCCGTTGGCTCCGATCAGCAGCACCCTCATCGGGCGGCTCCCGGGGCGGATTCTCCGATGCGGAGGGTGATCATCTGGCGTTCTCCTTCAGGGTGTTGCCGTGGGTCGTGCGGAAGGCCCGCGGTGTCGGCCCCGCGGGAAGGGCGCTCGGCGCGGAGGCCTGGCGCCGGGGGCGGTTCACGGCGTGTCGCCGTGTGCCGCGTGGGCCGAGGCCCGGGTGAGGGTCCTGGTCGCGTGGATCAGGAGGACGAGTGCCGCGCCCCCGCACACGAGGGCGGGGACGGATCCCGGCCCCCAGGCGGCGGCCACGGTCTCGACGGGCCGGCCCAGGAGCGCGCAGCCGGGCAGACGGCCCGCGAAGACGCTCACCAGTGCCAGCGCCTCGGCCGTGCCCGCGGCAGCGAGGATGACGGCGGGAGCGTGGGTGAAGCCGTGCACCGTGAGGAGCCGGGCGAGCAGCAGAAGGGCGCCGAGGGCACCGGCCGCGGCGTATGCGGGAGGCTCGCCCAGCCATGCCCCGCTGCCGGCGAGCAGCCCGCCCAGGGCACAGAGGAACAGTCCGAACACGCCCAGGAGCAGGGGCCTCACGGAGGAGGCGAACTCCTCCAGGCCCCGGCTGGTGGCGAGTCGGCGCCGGGCGCGTACGGCGAAGAGGTGGGCGCACCAGGCCGCCGGGACGACGGCCGAAGTGAGGGCGACGACGGACGCGAGGGCGATCGGCCAGGGGCTGTCGGAGCCGCCGGTGGGCGGTCCGTCGGGGCCGCCCTCGATGCCCGCGGCGAGCAGACCGTCGCCGAGGAGTACGTAGGCGAGGAGCCCGCAGGTCCACGCACGCGTGGACGTGGTCGGATGCCACGCGCGTGCGGCGCGCAGCGGGCCGTGGCGTACGGCCGCGCGCAGGCCCATGGAGATGGCGAACACGCCCACGACGGCCACCGCGAGACGCGGCCGTCCCTCCGTGAACCGGAGCCCGGTCACGGTCGCCGCGCAGAGGGCGCCCGGCAGCAGGGTGAGCAGCGCCCAGTCGGCGCGCACCCTGGGGGTGTCGGGCGCCTCGGTCCGCTGTTCCGTGTCACCGGCGCGGGGCACGCGCGCGTACATCTCCTCGGCGAGCGAGAACACGTCCCGGTGCCGGAAGCGCGTGGCCGTCCGGTCGGTCACACCGTGCGCCTCCAGGCCCGCGGCGATCTCCAGTGGGTCCACCGCGCGCTCGCACAGTTCGCGGTGGCGGTGCATCAGGGCCTTCACGGGGTCGACGGCACCGCGCCGGGCGGAGGGTTTGCGGTCTGCGGCAGCACCTCCCCTGGCGTAGGCGGATGCCTCGCGGTCGAAGCCGGCCGGTTCGCTCCCGTGGGAGGGAGCCCCGCGGACGGCGGACGCGGCCTCGCCCACGCGAGCCGATGGCTTCCGGCCGGAGGCCGAAGCCACACCCACACCCGAGTCCGAGCCGGCACCCGCAGCCGCAGCCGCAGCCGAAACGGCATCCCACCCGAGCCGGGCATCCGCCACCCTCGGCTGTCCGGGCCGGGCGTCCGCGGCTGCGGAGTCGTCGGCCCGCTCCGGGCCCCCGGAATCGACCGGCCGGGCATCCGTGGCCCGCGGCGCCGCACGCCGGGCATCCGTCACTCTCGACGCCCCGCGCCGGGCATCAGCCACCCTCGACTCCCCCAATTGCACGTCCACCACGCGGACTTCTCCCGGCTGGACGTCGACGACCCTCGTCTCGCCCACCTCGGCGTCCGGGGTGCCCGACTCCTCGACGCCGGTCAGCCACTGTTCGGACCTCGCGTCCCATGCCTCGGGGCTTCCCGGAGCCTGGGTGGCGTCCGCGCGCCCGGTCCGTCGCCGTCCGTTCACCACGCCCCCTCCCCCGCGGGCACGGGCTCGCCGGAGGAAGCGGCTCCCGAGGCGGACCCGAGTGGGAGGCCCCGGACCGGCGGTCCCGCCGCCCATCCGGGCCCGGGTCTGCCCGCGACCAGCCGTGTGCCGGCCTCGGCCCACCGCCCCGGCACATGGACCTCGGCCGGTATGGCGAACGGCAGGGGTTCGCCCGAGGCGTCGACGACGACCCGCCGGACCGGACAGCGCGAGACGATCTCCAGGTAAATGCCGTGAAATGCCGTGATGTTCTGCTCGACGGTGAACAGTTCGAGCGCACGCGCGCGTGCCGCCGCGCCGAGGCGCGCACGGCGCTCCGGGTCGCGCAGCAGGGAGACGCACGCCTCGGCGAGCGCCCGCGGATTGCGCGGCGGCACCACGAGACCCGTACCGCCGATGACCTCCACGACCGCGCCGACGTCGGTGGACACGGTGGCGCGTCCGCAGAACATCGCCTCGACGAGGCTGATCGGGAAGCCCTCGACGACGCTGGACAGGACGACGACGGCGCCCGCCTCGTACGCCTCCGGGAGGGTCGGCACCTCCGGTCCGCCGATCTCCTCGAAGGAGACGGGGTTGTCGCCGACGGTGTGCACGCCGTCGGCCTCGTCGGGGAAGAGCTGCGCGGCCAGTGCCTTGCAGTGCGCCAGATAGGTCGCGCCCTCCAGCCCCTCGGCCGGTGCGCCGACGATGCGCAACCGCGTCTTCGGCTCGTCCTTGCGGATCTCCGCGAAGGCGTGCAGCAGCGAGATCAGGTCCTTGGCAGGCTCGATGCGCCCGACCCACACCAGGGTGTACGCGTCGGCGGCCTCGGCACTCTCGCCCACGTCCGAGAAGCGGGACGCCTCCATGCCGGGATAGACCGTACGGATCTTGGCACGGTCGGCGCCGCAGCGCTCCTGCCAGCGGCGGGCGTGCGTGTTGCCGGGCGTGACGATCTCGGCCTGCCGGTACGCCTCGGCGGCGAGCCGGCCGTGGAACGCGGCGAGCAGCGCCCGCGCGGAGGACGAGGCCGCACGGCCCTCCAGATCCTCCCGCGCGCCCAGATAGTGCGCCCGCAGCTGCACGCCGTACTCGGTGACGAGCAGGGGCACGCCCGTGAAGTGCCTCGCCAGGAGACCGGGCAGGGCCGCCGCGCCGCCGGACGTGGCGTGGCACAGGTCGACCGAGCCGAGCCCGTCGTCCTCGTACCAGTCGAGGGACAGCGGTCTCAGCGTGCGCTCCACCTGGGCGGCGACGGTGAGCAGATCCGGAACGCGTGCGCCCCGTGCGGCACGAAGTGCGCCGGGCGCGCGGCAGGCGCGCTCCAGGGCGCGCACAGCGGTCTCGGAGCGCAGGGCGCCGACCAGTCCGCCCTCGTCCCGGGCGAGTTCCGCAAGCCCGTACAGCGCACTGCCGAAACGGTCCGCCACACCCGCGGAAGCGCCCTCGGAAGCACCCCCGACTGCTCCTCCGCCCTCAGCCGTTCCAACGGATCCGGCTGTCGCCGCAGTCCCGGCCGACGCGACAGATCCCCCGAACGCGGCGGATCCCACAGGCGCGTCCCCGGCGCACACGGCCGCCGCCAGCTCTTCGTAGCACTCGGCGAACCGCCGCCGCGCCCGTCGCCCGTATCCGACACCGTCGTCGTCGGCGGTCCACACCGGGGCGGTGCGTACGCGGCTGACCTGGGGCGGGAGCTCGATCCAGCCCTCGTCCTCCTGTTGCTCGCTGCGGCTGAGCGCGTAGATGTCGAACTCGTGCTGCCCGAGCCCGCGCACGAGCCGGTCGCACCAGAGCCTGGCGTCACCGCTCACATACGGATAGCCACCCTCCGTAAGCAGTCCGATGCGCACGAGCGCACCCCCGATCTCCCGTATGGGGAGCCGCCGTTGACCCGGCGGCTCGCAGCGGGACGAACGTATGCGGACATGACGGTGGCGCGATGGACGGTTGTCCATCGCGCCACCAAAAGGGGTGAACGGTCGTAACTTTCCCGTGCGGGTCGCGTTCTGTCGCGCTAAGAGATCAACCGAACACGTTTCGTCATGTCACAGCCCGCCGGTTCCCGACGAAGGGCCGCCAGCTCCAAG from Streptomyces sp. NBC_00258 includes:
- a CDS encoding NAD-dependent epimerase/dehydratase family protein, which gives rise to MRVLLIGANGYLGRFVADRLLADPAVQLTALGRGDDADVRFDLASGSPGALTRFLDAVHPGVVVNCAGATRGGARELTRHNTVAVATVCEALRRSGCGARLVQIGCGAEYGPSQPGSSTAEDAVPRPGGPYGVSKLAATELVLGSGLDAVVLRVFSPAGPGTPAGSPLGRLAEAMRRAMQSGDGELKLGGLGVQRDFIDVRDVARAVHAASLSAAQGVINIGSGRAVRLRDAASVLARVAGYGGALHELDGPPVPVRPSIGHPRSEAEHTAPAAYPYPDGCGSWQQADVRTARDRLGWRPRINLEESLADIWMEAACRI
- a CDS encoding DUF3492 domain-containing protein, translating into MRIGLLTEGGYPYVSGDARLWCDRLVRGLGQHEFDIYALSRSEQQEDEGWIELPPQVSRVRTAPVWTADDDGVGYGRRARRRFAECYEELAAAVCAGDAPVGSAAFGGSVASAGTAATAGSVGTAEGGGAVGGASEGASAGVADRFGSALYGLAELARDEGGLVGALRSETAVRALERACRAPGALRAARGARVPDLLTVAAQVERTLRPLSLDWYEDDGLGSVDLCHATSGGAAALPGLLARHFTGVPLLVTEYGVQLRAHYLGAREDLEGRAASSSARALLAAFHGRLAAEAYRQAEIVTPGNTHARRWQERCGADRAKIRTVYPGMEASRFSDVGESAEAADAYTLVWVGRIEPAKDLISLLHAFAEIRKDEPKTRLRIVGAPAEGLEGATYLAHCKALAAQLFPDEADGVHTVGDNPVSFEEIGGPEVPTLPEAYEAGAVVVLSSVVEGFPISLVEAMFCGRATVSTDVGAVVEVIGGTGLVVPPRNPRALAEACVSLLRDPERRARLGAAARARALELFTVEQNITAFHGIYLEIVSRCPVRRVVVDASGEPLPFAIPAEVHVPGRWAEAGTRLVAGRPGPGWAAGPPVRGLPLGSASGAASSGEPVPAGEGAW